GACTTTGTCTCGCGAAGCAGGGAGGACCTGCTGGTTTTACCCTGGGAACTTCCTGAACAGTCACTCAGGGGAGGAGGTTTTTCATCTGTCTCTaggccactgagccacttcctcaCACTGCCTCCAAGTCCATTGTGATCAGACATAGCCAGACAGGAGGAAGTGCCCAGGCTAGGTTTGTAGGAATTACTGCGGGAAGAATCCTGGAAGCTCCCTATGGCACTGTCAGTATCCTCATCCCTGTCATCCACCTCActggcccctcccctcccattcttcttcttgaACAGGGTGCTGCGCTTGTTGTCAGAGGCCAGCTTCTCCAGTTTATACTCAGACATCTTCTCCCTGAGCTCCATCtgcatctctttctcctttcGGTCAAGCTCTTGTAGGTCCACATTGTCAGCAAAGAGACTGTAAATGGGCTTGCTGGTCCCCTGGGCCCTGGAGCTGGCTGTGGTGCTGGAGGACAGAAGGGACTGTGTATCACAACAGGGCTTGGCTTGGCTGGGTGGTCTCAGGCAGCTGCCCACTGACACACTGCTCCGTCCACTGATCATGGAGACCTGGTCATCCCCCAGGCAGCTGGCTGCTTGTGGAGCCTTCACACTTGCTACTGAGGGTGGGCGAGACAGCAGCAGCATTTCATTCTGTTTCTGGGCAAGTGTCTCGCTAACCACATTGGCAATCCAGTTCTGGATGCTGGCAATGGAAATGGTGTCCCCAGGTCCCACTAGAAGGTTGGGAACTTGAGTGTTGGGGTTAGAGGCTGAGCAGCCTCCCATATTGCTTACACCCTGAGCCGACTGGGAGCTATGGCTCTGGGCACTGAGTACTGAGCCTGTGTCCCCATAAGCACTGATTGAGGAGGCTCCGGACCAGAAAGCAGATAGTGGGATGTTGCCACTGGCCACCGAACTGGCTGCTTCCCCATCTCCCAAGGACCTGCTCTCCTCCAGTGTCTGCCTGCTTTTCTCCAACAGCTCCAGTCTCCATTGTCGCTTTTTGGCCAAGGTTGTGTCCTCTCCCTTGCCAAGCTCTACCACTTCCTCCTGATTCTCACTGCCTACCTTCTTCTGGTGCTTCAACTTCCAGGCCTGGTAGGCTGTCAGACAGACATCCAAGGGCCTCTGCATTGCCTGCTCAGTGCCCTGCTCACTACTGCTGTCTCCTGCCTCGGAGTCTTTCTTGTGAAATCCAAATTGGATTCTCTTGATCTTCCACCTTTCCAGGGCAGTGAGTTTGTCTTTGTTTCTGCTGCAGAAGTTGGAGAGAGAGCTGGCTGCTGAGGACAAGCTCACCTCATCGTCCTCTCgcaccctgctccccatctcTGAATCtgtgtctccttctttctcattcctGGAGTGGTATCTCTGGGAAGCTTCCTGTTCTACTTCCAGCAGCCTCTGGTTCCACATGTCCCAAGTGCTGTCTGAGGACACAGAGTCAGAGCGACGCCTCCCACCTCGCTTCAAGAAGCTCATCTCCAGCTGTTGCTTCAGGACCTGGATGTCATGGCTGCTCACACTCTCCAAACTGCTGCTCTCACTCAAAGTGTGCCTCCGGCTTCTCCCCCTCCATATTtcaccccctctctcctctttttcctcctcttcttccttcctggtCCACCGCTTGTGCTCTTCTACCTGATACCTCTCATTTCGGCTCTGCCACTCTCTGATGATAGTCTCTGTATCCTTGTCCTCTTCCCCACCCTGGCCAGAGGAAGTGGGGTGCCTGCCATCTCCATCCAAAGGGACCCCACTTGTAGAGTTGTCCTGCTCCTTCTTCCACTGCTCAAACatgttctcttcctcttctttgtccAACAGACTAGAGGTTCTAGAGTCCAGGTTGGCCATCCCCACTGAGGAGCCACTCAGCCGGCTAGAAACATCATCCTCTTCTTCTACAGTGAGGGCACGCACTCTGACCTGTTCTGTACTCCCCGAATCTTCACCCTCAGTCTCCGAGCAatagtcctcttctctctcctccatcagcTTCTCATTGAGCTCCCGGAGCTGCTTTAGGAAGCCATCATTGGGGCAGATGGCACGCTTCTTGCGCAAGGTCATCAAAGCCTCCAGGATGGTCATGCTATGGAAAATCATTAGGTAGGCAGCCACCAGCACTGCTGACCGACTAACACCCATCTCACTGCTGACCAGGACtttccctggggaaaaaaaaaaacacaagaaagaGCATTactatcttttcttcttctttataaggttttttttttttacaaaaatatttatttattattgggtaaagacagagagaaattaagaaaagggatagaggaagagagtcagagagacagacacctgcagcactgctcaaccactcatgaagcattcttcctgcaggtggggaccagaggcttgaacctgggtccttgcacactgtagtgtgtgtatttaaccaggtgcgccactgcctggcctcctcctcctcctccttcatattTTTTAGTTAGTGAGTTCATAATGGTTTCCAAAATCATAAGTTTATGGAGATACAGTTCCATACTTACTCATCACTACATTTctattcccccaccccacctccccatgaccactacaattttcacaaagtcttagagacagtttggctacttttcttttttatttattcaatttattgttattatttattctacttattaagtttttattattttataggacagagagaaattgaggggggatggagaagtgttggtatgcttttaattctgcttctaaaaccccttctgtttcattggtttaatcccccctgcttaacactgtattctatttacataaaccactgttaattaagcaccgccctgcctccagggcattggttaatccccactggttcacgatgtctttttgctctgccccctctccttgtcacaccctgattttcaccaatctcttttctctccaccttctctacctcacatcctgtttccaccctacttggcgagtatatatatataaggacaggattgtgattagagatagcttagcttagattgcactgcattccacatgaataaagactgaactgcttcccagctcagccatgagtccctggtcatctgtctcccacccacgaagctagcccggcagagaaggagagagacacttgcagtactgcttcaccacttgtaaagctttcctcctgcagatggggaccaggtccttgtgcatggtaacacatgcacttaactaagtgcaccaccacctggccccaccgaTTTAATTCTTTATATTGTACACAGGCATGAAACCATCCAGTTGAGAACTGCAGGTTATTTGGTAACAGAAACAAACTGTAGCAATAAAAATCCTTAACCACATAAAGAACTGAAGAATACAACTTTACTTTGACTCTGCCCTCTCctactacattaaaaaaatgcagatgaagatagcataattgttatacaaatGATTCCATGTCAAAAATAcaggatctcaggttcaatcccaggcacaaCCATAACTCAAAGGTGAACAGTGTTCCagtgaaaagaagagagaagaaaaagaaaaagatgggaaaggaaacaagacagaaaaaaaaatcagatattgAACTAAAGGTTTCTTGCATACAGGATACTACTGAACTGTTCCATGCACCCAGtctctccatcccttcctttctttcttttcttttttactttactttttttttttttttttgcctccagggttattgctggggctcagtggctgcactacaatccactgctcctggcagccattttccctattttattgcccttgttattgttgttgttattattgctgttggatagaacagagagaatttgagagaggagaggaagacagagagggggagagaaagacacccacagacctgcttcactgcttgtgaagcaaagccctgccccccataggtggggagctgggagctccaactgcaatccttgtgtttggtgccatgtgctcttaacccgctgtgctacctcccgacccctctttctttttttaaattcagttggtgaagaggaaagagagagagtgacagttagggataccacagcaccaccccGCCCCAACCATAAAGCATCACCATCATTAAGCACTGTTTGGATGTACCAGATTTGGCCTGTTCATTTAGCCTCTGATGTTTGTCCACACATCCTGGAAGACCAAGCTGGTCATATCAGACCCCACCTACCTCTACCAGAGCAGCAGCAGgatttcccattccctccattttgTACACTAACACTTTATAACTCCTCTGTGCCATTTCTTTCACACCAAGGCCAAAGTAGATTTGTCTGgtcataatgaaaaaaaaatgctttactgTAAAATGACTGGAAGGGGTGCCAGACAGCAGGCACCCagctaaacacacatagtactaagcacaagaacccacccaaggatcctggtttaacccctcctccccactccccacctgcaggggagttgcttcacaagcagtgaagcaggtcttaaggtatcttatctttctctctccctctctctcccactcctctctcaacttctttctgtcctatccaataaaatgggggaccaggagcagtggattcatagtgccggcactgagccccagcaataacagcaataacagcgaCAACTCTGGAGGAaatataatgtaatgtaatgtaatgtaatgtaatgtaatataatataatataatataatataatataatataatataatataatataatataatataatataatataatataatataatataactgGAGGGAGGtagcatttttcccccttctaatTTATAGTCACCATTTTGGTTAGCAGAAAGGCTGATGCAAGGGATGCGGGGTGTCTATATACATGTGGTctctctgttttaaaaactttgagtgTGAGGGAGCTGGTCAGTGGTGTGAAaacattatcatgtgtaaggatctgtgttcaagtccccagtcctcgtgtgtgtgtgtgtgtgtgtgtgtgtgtgtgtgtgtgtgtgtgtgtgtgtgctttacaagcaatgaaatgtctttctctgtccctcccttctctttcagtttctctctgctaatatctgaaaataaataaataaaggaggaagagaaaaaagcatGGctcctaggagtagtggattagttgtgcaggcaccatgccccagcaacaaccctagtggcaataaaaaaataaaacagggctggggagatagcatgacagttatgcaaaaagacttttatacctgaggcaccaagtggtccaggctcaatctccagcaacactgtaaatcaaagctgagcagtgttttggtaaaaataatattaataataaatataatagcaataatagatagatagatacatagatagatacatagatagatagatagctgaTAGACAGGACACTTGAAGTATGCAGGTAGTAGAGAAAGTCCTGGGTTTACTCAAGGCAGGGTTGCACTCTAATCTGCCTGCTGCTTGCAAGGTCAGTGTTTTCTTGGGAGTAGAAGGTGAGGTTATGTGTCTGATTCCAGGTCACCCTGGGGTTACATTCCTTTGCTTGAATTCCTTTCCTTATTTTGCTGGTGCTTTCAAGCTTGGTCAGTAATTTGAgatagtttcttcttcttcttccttttttttttttttttttactttattaaggaaatattAGTTTACAAGTTTTTTACCTATGCACCTCTTCTTCCTAACCTTGTGAATTGTACCTATTCTGAGAGTTTGTTTTCCTCTGTACTGAGACCTCTTCAGAACATCTTTCAGTCTAGGAAAGGCAGTTCCAGAATCTCACATACATTTGGTTGACATTCAGATTCACATTGGTCAAAAGGAGGATTTTTAATTTCTAATGATTTAACAATGGCTTGcggtagttgggcggtagcgcagtgggttaagtgcaggtggtgcaaagcacaaagaccaacttaaggatcccagtttgagcccccggctccccacctgcagagggggtcacttcacaagtggtgaagcaggtctgcaggtgtctatctttctctccccctctctgtcttcccctcctctctccatttctctctgtcctatccaacaacaatgacataaatcgtaactacaacaaaaaacaagggcaacaaaaaagaataaataataaatgtatattaaaaaataaatctttaacagtGGCTTGCAAGATTGCAAGATCACAGGTGTGTAGTctcacaccatgcccaccaccaatgttctatGTCTCCCACCACAACCCTTGGGAACTATATATAGTTATCAAAAAATCATATAGATTGGCTActtcttgttcttttcttccttctttccttcctttctttcttattcccttcccttcttttgaaagtttatttgtttcaattctctatgttccacatatgagtgaaaccatatgtctttcacctccagttctatatattttgtcccaaaggatacaatatcataaaaagaaataaattttaaagttttttttttttacttttttaacatttaatttatgaaagcactactcaactctggtttatgatggtgtgggggactgaacctggaactttggagtctcagacatgagtctttttgcataaccattatgctgtttcccttgcccaagaaatacattttaaagtgggttttctttatttattgaaaagtgGAGTGGGGTCGGTggtgttgagtgtacatgttactggttgagtgtacatgttacagagtgttgagtgtacatgttactggttgagtgtacatgttacagagcacaaggacccaggttcaagcccccggtccccacctatagggggaaagcttcatgtgtggtgaatcagggctgcaggcatctctctgtctccctctctatctcctccttcctctctcagtttctctctgttctataaaagaaaaaaagaaaaaggcctctggggagtggtggactcatagtgtatgcatgaaggcccagtgataagcacagtggcaaaaaaaaaaaaaaaggtcttgatCCTCAGACTGAGGAGAGATAGTACTACTAGGATTGTATGAAACCGTCATGTCTAAGGCCCCAGatgccccaagttcaatctcttcttatttatttatttattgcctccagggttatcactggggctcagtgcctgcactaagaatgcactgcccctggaggccattttttccatttttaaaaaatacaataggactgagagaaattgagaggggagggaaagatagagagagggagagaaagatagacacctgcagacctgctttaccacttatgaagcgaccctcctgcaggtagggagctgggggctccaactgggatccttgcattggtccttgcattttg
Above is a genomic segment from Erinaceus europaeus chromosome 9, mEriEur2.1, whole genome shotgun sequence containing:
- the STYXL2 gene encoding serine/threonine/tyrosine-interacting-like protein 2 isoform X1, whose translation is MATGGDSEEEQVVPSEEEEADVRAVQARYLRSPSPSQYSMVSEAETESIFMEPIHLSSAIAAKQIINEEFRPREPRAEAECPGMLESAEQLLMEDLYNRVREKMNDTSLYNTPCVLDLQRALIQDRQEAPWNEVDEVWPNIFIAEKSVAVNKGRLKRLGITHILNAAHGTGVYTGPQFYTGLEIQYLGVEVDDFPEVDIAQHFRKAAEFLDEALLTYRGKVLVSSEMGVSRSAVLVAAYLMIFHSMTILEALMTLRKKRAICPNDGFLKQLRELNEKLMEEREEDYCSETEGEDSGSTEQVRVRALTVEEEDDVSSRLSGSSVGMANLDSRTSSLLDKEEEENMFEQWKKEQDNSTSGVPLDGDGRHPTSSGQGGEEDKDTETIIREWQSRNERYQVEEHKRWTRKEEEEEKEERGGEIWRGRSRRHTLSESSSLESVSSHDIQVLKQQLEMSFLKRGGRRRSDSVSSDSTWDMWNQRLLEVEQEASQRYHSRNEKEGDTDSEMGSRVREDDEVSLSSAASSLSNFCSRNKDKLTALERWKIKRIQFGFHKKDSEAGDSSSEQGTEQAMQRPLDVCLTAYQAWKLKHQKKVGSENQEEVVELGKGEDTTLAKKRQWRLELLEKSRQTLEESRSLGDGEAASSVASGNIPLSAFWSGASSISAYGDTGSVLSAQSHSSQSAQGVSNMGGCSASNPNTQVPNLLVGPGDTISIASIQNWIANVVSETLAQKQNEMLLLSRPPSVASVKAPQAASCLGDDQVSMISGRSSVSVGSCLRPPSQAKPCCDTQSLLSSSTTASSRAQGTSKPIYSLFADNVDLQELDRKEKEMQMELREKMSEYKLEKLASDNKRSTLFKKKNGRGGASEVDDRDEDTDSAIGSFQDSSRSNSYKPSLGTSSCLAMSDHNGLGGSVRKWLSGLETDEKPPPLSDCSGSSQGKTSRSSLLRETKSKFSSYKFSKSESEEQDTSSFHEANGSSTRSTSSFSSCSSREGQKRHTFSRSLFSETLGSREESPEPPFFCRTPEDSGEEEFQEPRRPSWGRSREWADKEESSQSDFSEFGAKRKFTQSFTRLEEEGEKEKMESREEGRYTSARRSQHRRCNDREEEEELDDEALIAAWRRRQEESRTKLQRRREE
- the STYXL2 gene encoding serine/threonine/tyrosine-interacting-like protein 2 isoform X2 — protein: MLESAEQLLMEDLYNRVREKMNDTSLYNTPCVLDLQRALIQDRQEAPWNEVDEVWPNIFIAEKSVAVNKGRLKRLGITHILNAAHGTGVYTGPQFYTGLEIQYLGVEVDDFPEVDIAQHFRKAAEFLDEALLTYRGKVLVSSEMGVSRSAVLVAAYLMIFHSMTILEALMTLRKKRAICPNDGFLKQLRELNEKLMEEREEDYCSETEGEDSGSTEQVRVRALTVEEEDDVSSRLSGSSVGMANLDSRTSSLLDKEEEENMFEQWKKEQDNSTSGVPLDGDGRHPTSSGQGGEEDKDTETIIREWQSRNERYQVEEHKRWTRKEEEEEKEERGGEIWRGRSRRHTLSESSSLESVSSHDIQVLKQQLEMSFLKRGGRRRSDSVSSDSTWDMWNQRLLEVEQEASQRYHSRNEKEGDTDSEMGSRVREDDEVSLSSAASSLSNFCSRNKDKLTALERWKIKRIQFGFHKKDSEAGDSSSEQGTEQAMQRPLDVCLTAYQAWKLKHQKKVGSENQEEVVELGKGEDTTLAKKRQWRLELLEKSRQTLEESRSLGDGEAASSVASGNIPLSAFWSGASSISAYGDTGSVLSAQSHSSQSAQGVSNMGGCSASNPNTQVPNLLVGPGDTISIASIQNWIANVVSETLAQKQNEMLLLSRPPSVASVKAPQAASCLGDDQVSMISGRSSVSVGSCLRPPSQAKPCCDTQSLLSSSTTASSRAQGTSKPIYSLFADNVDLQELDRKEKEMQMELREKMSEYKLEKLASDNKRSTLFKKKNGRGGASEVDDRDEDTDSAIGSFQDSSRSNSYKPSLGTSSCLAMSDHNGLGGSVRKWLSGLETDEKPPPLSDCSGSSQGKTSRSSLLRETKSKFSSYKFSKSESEEQDTSSFHEANGSSTRSTSSFSSCSSREGQKRHTFSRSLFSETLGSREESPEPPFFCRTPEDSGEEEFQEPRRPSWGRSREWADKEESSQSDFSEFGAKRKFTQSFTRLEEEGEKEKMESREEGRYTSARRSQHRRCNDREEEEELDDEALIAAWRRRQEESRTKLQRRREE